In Drechmeria coniospora strain ARSEF 6962 chromosome 03, whole genome shotgun sequence, the DNA window ACCAAGCCGTGCAAGTCGAGATCAGGCGGTATGGGGTCGAACTTTGCTTGTGGATGAAGCGAAGTCGGCATATTTGAGGGATCTCGACATATAACACCCAGGCCAGCGTCTTCGGGGAGATGTGATGCTGCCAGACAGTTGTTCAAGCAGCATTTGGTCAGTGAACAAGCTTACAGGAGTAGTATCCGATAGATGAGTAGGTTCGGACGCGATGACGACACCAAAAGTCTTGGTCTCGTATTGAAATCGACACCGATATGCCCTCCACACAACCTAGGCAGTGGCGACAGGCGCTGGTCTGAGGCGATTTGCTAAAGTTGAAGCTATAGTGAAGGTTGTCATGCCTGCTGCTAAGCAATCTAGACCAATGCTGGCCCTTCACGACTGACATCACGTGATGGTCGGTGCCTGGGGATGTGGCTGGGCACCACCGTAATCTTCCTCGAGTGGCGCGCTCTTTGGTTTTGCTGCTAGGTTGTTAaccctgtacttgtactccgtactgtacagtacttacaggaactccgtacctagtacacaTGTGAAGGTGGATTCTCAGCACcttactctgtactttaCATGTAATACAGGCTACAAGTAACTGTATCTTGAAGTACTTCAGTACTTCCAaggaagtactccgtaaatacagtacttattactccgtacttgtacacacaAAGGCTAcaatactactccgtactccgtagtacagtattacacTTTTAggtggggcgtggcacgattACTGTaaatatacggagtattaattacttgtacagtacggagtacggagtacggagtaagtagttgtacttaacttgtactccgtacttacagtacatgtgcatccGTTAAATGTCTTGGCGCTTGTTGCAGGCATTTTCAACCCTTTACCCTTCCGTCATCGCAGGAGAGCAGGTTTTGACTAATTGACGAACTGTTGTTAGATGACCAATGTTGTGACATGAAATTTTCGTCGAAACTAGGCAGGGCGATAAGAGCGCATGATTACACTTTTGCGCGAGGAAGGGAACAGGTGAGTATTTCTGTTCCTGAAGCGAGGCTTCCTCACatccgtcctcgtccagtAGTTGATGGTCTACCTAGCCATTGCTTGACAATGTTGCGATCCATGAGACATACGATGACGTCCAGTGCTTCACGCACTACTTCTCTGGGACCTTCAGGGTCCGTTTTCACAAGGCGATCGCTATCACCGTCCACTGGCTCGTCATTGCTCAGATCCAACTTTCAGGCAAAGCACATCCCCAAACCCACGAAATCGTTCCCCCATGGCAAGATACAATTACTACCTGTAATTGAAGGAGACCACAGCTTTAAAAGCCATATCAGGAGTCACTCCACTCGACCATCATACGCAGTACCGACTTCGGGCATCCTATCAAAGCTCCCCCGCGCATGGGTACCCTACGCCGAGCTCATCCGCATTGACAAACCAACCGGAACATACTACCTCTTTTTCCCGTGTCTCTTCTCAACGCTAATGGCTGCTCCGATGCTGTCACCTCTCGCCCCTCTGGGATCAGTATTGGGGTATTCACTCTTGTTTTTCACAGGGTCTCTCATCATGCGTGGTGCTGGGTGTACGATCAATGATCTCTGGGACAGAAACCTCGACACAAATGTCAGTCGGACTCGCTTTCGACCGATAGCTCGCGGAGCAATCAAGCCGTTCAATGGGCTTGTATTCACCGGCTGCCAACTCCTGGCTGGTCTCGCCGTGCTGGTCCAGTTTCCCTTGCCCTGCATTCTGTATGGTACCCTCAGTCTCCCACTGGTTGCAACATACCCCTTGGCCAAGCGGATAACCCATTATCCTCAATTTGTGCTCGGCCTGACCTTTTCGTGGGGAGCAATCATGGGATTTCCCGCCCTTGGCATTGACTTACTGTCAAACTCGGATGCAATGACGGCCGCGGCCTGCCTCTATGCCTCAAATGTAGCTTGGACAGTCCTTTACGACATGATATACGCACACATGGATGTCGGAGATGATGCCAAAGCCGGCATTAAAAGTATTGCCCTCAAGCATCATGAAGACAGCAAAATTGTTCTCACTGGACTCGCTATAGCTCAGATAGCGCTtctcgctgctgctggggTCGCTTCCGGCGCTGGCCCAGCGTTCTTTGTGGGTAGCTGCGGCGGTGCGATGGTCAGTCTCGGTATCATGATTAAGAAGGTTAACCTCGGGAGCGAAACGGACTGCTGGTGGTGGTTTGTGAAGGGATGCTGGATCACTGGGGGGACCATCAGTTTTGGGCTGGCTGCTGACTATCTGATCCGGGAGGCAGAGCAGACCGCGATAGTAAAGTAACTTGGACTCCAATTCCTATACCAAAAAGAACATCTTTCCCTTGGCAAATGGAACATACCTCCATTCCGTAATGCTCTGAAAGGATCGACGGGTTGGCACGCAATAACATTTGCATAAGTCGGGAACTACCTTCCGAGTCTTTGACTTTTCAAACCCGAACGATAATGCAGATAACATCAATAATGCGACTCTCATTTCGAAGCGTGATCTCGCATTTCTCCAACGACGTTTCCATTACGACCGAGGCTTCTCTTTCTTCTCCTTCCACAGAGCaagcaggccgacgccggagaCCTTGACGACCTTGAACCGAACACCGGGGATATCACCCTTTGCCTTGCCTTTGCGACCAAAGCCAGCAAGCAAAACCTCGTCGTTCTCATCCACAAAGTTGAGGCAGCCGTCGTTGGGGACTGAAAGCTAGTGTCAGTCACAATTGGCCCCGGAGCCAGCTCAAAACGAAGCAACATACCGAAAGCTGTGACCTTTTTGCCGTTCTTGATCAATTGAACTCGGACACACTTTCGAATAGCGGAGTTCGGCTGCTTGGCCTCGACACCGACCTTCTCGAGGACGATTCCTTTGGCGTGAGACGAGCCACCAAACGGCGAGGACTTAAAAGCAGTACCCAGGGCGCGCTTCTTATAGTGAAGGTCGGCCCATTTTTGGTCCTTCCGGTTCGTTCGCAGCTTTCGCGCCGCGTTAAGACCACGGGGTTTGCCTCCAGCCATGACTGCTGTTAATGAAAAAGTCAGTACAAGCCACCAGAGATTGGCCACAATACGGTGGTACAGCCAAGATTTTATGTTGGAGTCGAACGTACCGATTAGATGTGTATCGCGTTAATGGTCCGTGATTGCGTCGGCGGAGCGGTGATCTGCGAAGACTCGACTTCACAAAATTTGGGTAGGGTTTTCCCGCCCTAAGTGGTAATGGTCGCAAAAGAGGTATACAACTACATCACATGATCATAGTGGCCTCGGATAATTGGATATCCCGTGTATGAGAAAAGTGGATACTCTCAACGGATCCCGCTTgtgtatgtactccgtactgtaattaagacgcagcacggagtaagtatggagtaagtGCTCCATACACtgagtacgtaagtacttgcagtgggTGTAAGTATGTACGTTAAatgtaattaagtactctgtacggagtacggaatattaTTAGTTTATTTCTACTGATACAATGAAGTGAGTATTCCTTCAAGTACTTATGGAGTACGtactataatacttacttacttagagtactccgtactcgtaagTACTACATACTTATGTAATACTGCAGTTTATGATATTGTCCTTTCTGTATTTGAGAACCCCGAGATTCAAACAGGTCTCCAGAGAAGCCATCGACAGCGTCCCTCCAGCCTGGGCAGCCGCTGATTATGGCATCCTATGGCCAGAACCTAGATTGCTCTATTGTTACTGTGGGGGATGCAAATGAAGATCTCAGTTCTCAGCCGCAAACGATGAGCAAAAGGCGTGACCCGCCACCAGTACTCTTTTTACATCCTTCCCCAGGAGCATCCCACGTCTCTTTGCCCAGCATACTTGCACGAGGAGTATCCGTCCCGGGCCCATCCAGCACACGACGGGAGCAGGCTAATCTCGAACGCAGTGCATCTGTGCGGTCTGGCCTCGCTGTGCCATGTGATACGCAGCGATCTGGACGTCCTCCACATGATGCATCAAGCACCCGCCATCCCGATAGAGCTGATGCACTTTGGACTGAGATGCAGGCGACTCTGGAAGAGGTGGAACTTTCCGCCTCGGGGGGCACGCATGTCTTTGGGCCTGAACACGATATCAAACTTGCAGACCTCCGAACCGCTCAGATAGCGTTGGCACAGGCCTGGGCAAGGAGTGAAGCGGATGATGCAATTGAAACATCTGTTGAGGGGGGTAATGTCCTCACTGCTGGTGGTAAATTACGAAACCTTCATGGTTTAGTGGCAGATGCTCAGGGCACTCATAGCAGAAGTAGAGCCGACACAGCCCGGAGCACGGTCGGGACGATCAATTTGCGACCAGAGAGCAGCGACGGAGGAGCTGACCTCCTCGGGATGAAACTAGGTGAGGAACCAGCAGTGGACATATTACTCGCGAGGAAACGGCGTGAGGCCAACGACCAGTACTTTCAACGAGTCAGCAACGGAGTCATTGACGTGGTTGCAAAGCTAGAAGAAGTCGCCATAGCCATGCGAGCAGTTGAGATGGAGAGCAAGTATGTATGGAATGAGAACTGAAACTATCCTAACAAATCAATCCACGGCGTCTTTGTAGGACAAGTTCAGATTATAATATTAAGTCAAAGTTTAGTAGTTAACGCATTAAAATTTATAATACCTATTATAGTACATAAAGCAAGGCCTATTGTTTCGAGTTGACTATAGCTACTAAAATAGAGAACTCGAGTATTTTGTAAGGCTAGGCGCACGAGTAAAGCCCGGGTAGACAGGGGCGCACGGGTAAAGCCTGGGTAGACAGGAAGGTAGGGCAGCCTAAGGTACGCCCCGGCTACAAAAGGAACGTAAGCCCGAAAACTTAAGAAGGgctaagctttagtcttaaatactacttaATTTCTAAAAAaaggcttacttacttacctaactattatCTACCGATCTATGCATTATAATTCTAAAGCTTCTATTACAGTTACCTAAGTAAAATAGCgcctactatatatagtataagaGAGAtactatacttcctactaAAGGGTAAgataaatataatactaaaagtatcccttatactaagtatactAAGTTCCCTTAAAATAATACTAAGGAGTACCTAAAGGGAACCCTTTATTCCGGAAACGCTAGCCGTAGTATAAGAACGACTAGCTTAGCTATAAGAGTTAGAGAGGctaaaggaaaaggaaaaaaagaTTTACACTTACCTAAGGATAGGTACTAACTATTAACTAAAAAAGGTAAAGAAATAGGCCTAAAGAGAGTTAGATATTTCCTTAGAGAGTAGCTAAAAAGTTAAGGtaaaaaatatactaaaactTAAGTAACCTATAACTTTATAAAAAAGGTAAGAATAGCTTTATAACCTAAACTATACCTTTAATAAAGTAAGGCGGAAGTTTAAGAAGGACTATCGGAAAATCCTACTAGcccttaactatatataggCCTAGGGCTAGGTATACTAGGAAAGGTACCTAAATAAGCTACCGAAAGATTAACGAACTATAGCCAAAAATAATTAGGATTATTTTTAAAAATAAATACTTACCTTACTAAAAGACTTAGTTAACTATTAAGCCTACTTAAtagtatagtaataaaaagTAATATAACGAAAAGGCTAATTCCTAATAAAGTTTAGTATTTACCTAAACTTAATCGAAAACTACTTTAGTAAAGTACTAAAGCCTAATTGGGCCTTCTCCTACTTCGGTAagttactactaaagttATAGAGCTAAATTAATCTATATAAGAATATTAAAAGGCTTATACGGGAAGAGATAGTCTAACTAACTTAATAACTTTAGGACTTTACTAAAAACTAACTAAAAAGGAAAACTAATATAAGAAAAGGGGAGAACCTAAATTATTAAAGGAAAGTTACTAAGGAAATAAAAGTATACTAAccctagtataatagtaggAAATCCTTTTAAAAATCTATAACCTTAGGCTTAGAAAGGgcctatagtagtaaaggcctactactactaaggtaGAGTAGGAATAACTATTATTTTAACTACTAAAAGGAAGGCTACTAAGTAAAAGAATACCTAAAACCCTAAAAATAGGGAAATTTCTAATAACTAAGGTAGCTACCCTTACCTTAGTTAGTAATACAAAATATAGGGCGTAACCTTAGTTTATAGCTAATATAACGATTTTAGAATAAACTACCTAGGAGGTTAAGGTAGGAttaaatagctatactaatatagaccttattaatatataaatagtaaggTAGTACAAACTTTACTAAGTCTTAATAAATAAAAGTAGCCTTTAGGCTATAAGGGGTCTTTAAGttattagttataggatataggaagtacctatatatataataaatagtagaaggggagagagggagtttacttactactatattAAAGTTAATATAGGACTAACTTTAGACCGAATATAAGTTATACTAGGGATATTAGTATTAGCTAACC includes these proteins:
- a CDS encoding para-hydroxybenzoate-polyprenyltransferase Coq2; protein product: MLRSMRHTMTSSASRTTSLGPSGSVFTRRSLSPSTGSSLLRSNFQAKHIPKPTKSFPHGKIQLLPVIEGDHSFKSHIRSHSTRPSYAVPTSGILSKLPRAWVPYAELIRIDKPTGTYYLFFPCLFSTLMAAPMLSPLAPLGSVLGYSLLFFTGSLIMRGAGCTINDLWDRNLDTNVSRTRFRPIARGAIKPFNGLVFTGCQLLAGLAVLVQFPLPCILYGTLSLPLVATYPLAKRITHYPQFVLGLTFSWGAIMGFPALGIDLLSNSDAMTAAACLYASNVAWTVLYDMIYAHMDVGDDAKAGIKSIALKHHEDSKIVLTGLAIAQIALLAAAGVASGAGPAFFVGSCGGAMVSLGIMIKKVNLGSETDCWWWFVKGCWITGGTISFGLAADYLIREAEQTAIVK
- a CDS encoding ribosomal protein S28, coding for MAGGKPRGLNAARKLRTNRKDQKWADLHYKKRALGTAFKSSPFGGSSHAKGIVLEKVGVEAKQPNSAIRKCVRVQLIKNGKKVTAFVPNDGCLNFVDENDEVLLAGFGRKGKAKGDIPGVRFKVVKVSGVGLLALWKEKKEKPRS